A genomic segment from Bosea sp. OAE506 encodes:
- a CDS encoding class I SAM-dependent methyltransferase, protein MPVPDHLESQKRVYAVWARIYDRIYQNLLAGPQREAVAAACACGPDILEIGVGTGLTLPYFTAGSRVVGADLSLDMLKVANRKVASQGLSHVRGLMVMDACRLGFADEAFDAVTAQFVITLVPDPEQALTEMDRVLKPGGEIVISSRLVDDGGPFAALWSALAPLARAVGWSSDFKVSRLTGWAARTGRYETTHVGSGYFKVVRLRKLASAVGKV, encoded by the coding sequence ATGCCGGTGCCAGACCATCTCGAAAGCCAGAAGCGCGTCTACGCCGTCTGGGCGCGCATCTATGACCGGATCTACCAGAACCTTCTGGCCGGGCCGCAGCGCGAGGCCGTGGCCGCCGCCTGCGCCTGCGGGCCCGACATCCTCGAGATCGGCGTCGGCACGGGCCTGACCCTGCCCTATTTCACCGCCGGATCGCGCGTCGTCGGCGCCGATCTCTCGCTCGACATGCTCAAGGTCGCCAACCGCAAGGTCGCCAGCCAGGGCCTCTCGCATGTCCGCGGGCTGATGGTGATGGACGCCTGCCGGCTCGGCTTCGCCGACGAGGCCTTCGACGCCGTCACCGCGCAATTCGTCATCACCCTCGTGCCCGATCCCGAGCAGGCGCTGACCGAGATGGATCGCGTGCTGAAGCCCGGCGGCGAGATCGTGATCTCCAGCCGCCTCGTCGACGATGGCGGGCCCTTCGCGGCGCTCTGGTCGGCGCTCGCGCCGCTCGCCCGCGCCGTCGGCTGGAGCTCGGACTTCAAGGTCAGCCGCCTGACCGGCTGGGCCGCGCGCACCGGGCGCTACGAGACCACCCATGTCGGTTCCGGCTATTTCAAGGTGGTGCGGCTGCGCAAGCTCGCCTCCGCCGTCGGCAAAGTCTGA
- the mnmA gene encoding tRNA 2-thiouridine(34) synthase MnmA, producing MTAPRNSLDIAKPPAATRVVAAMSGGVDSSVVAALLKREGYDVVGVTLQLYDHGAAVHRAGACCAGQDIHDARRVAEQIGIPHYVLDYENRFRDAVIERFAESYLAGETPIPCVECNRTVKFQDLLGLARELGADALATGHYVVGRELANGHRGLFRAADASRDQSYFLYATTQEQLDLLRFPLGSIDKAQTRALAAELGLGLGIADKPDSQDICFVPNGRYADVIERLKPGAARPGEIVHLDGRVLGRHEGVLRFTVGQRKGLGLSTPEPLYVLRLDADEARVIVGPREALNVREVRLRDLNWLGEMPLDSLPPEGLDVAVRVRSTRPPREARLLRDETGLKVELATDEEGVSPGQACVIYADAGPGARVLGGGTIIRPELRMPQARPTADLALS from the coding sequence ATGACCGCGCCCCGCAACTCCCTCGACATCGCCAAGCCGCCCGCGGCCACGCGCGTCGTGGCGGCGATGTCGGGCGGCGTCGATTCCTCGGTCGTGGCGGCGCTGCTCAAGCGCGAGGGCTATGACGTCGTCGGCGTGACGCTGCAGCTCTATGATCATGGCGCAGCCGTCCACCGCGCCGGGGCCTGCTGCGCCGGGCAGGACATCCATGACGCGCGCCGCGTCGCCGAGCAGATCGGCATTCCCCATTACGTCCTCGATTACGAGAACCGCTTCCGCGATGCGGTGATCGAGCGCTTCGCCGAGAGCTATCTCGCCGGCGAGACGCCGATCCCCTGCGTCGAGTGCAACCGCACGGTGAAGTTCCAGGACCTGCTCGGCCTCGCCCGCGAACTCGGAGCCGATGCGCTGGCGACCGGGCACTACGTGGTCGGCCGTGAGCTCGCCAATGGCCACCGGGGCCTGTTCCGCGCGGCCGATGCCAGCCGCGACCAGAGCTATTTTCTCTATGCCACGACGCAGGAGCAGCTCGACCTGCTGCGCTTCCCGCTCGGCAGCATCGACAAGGCGCAGACCCGCGCGCTGGCCGCCGAACTCGGCCTCGGCCTCGGCATCGCCGACAAGCCCGACAGCCAGGACATCTGCTTCGTCCCCAATGGCCGCTATGCCGATGTTATCGAACGGCTAAAGCCGGGTGCGGCGCGCCCGGGCGAGATCGTCCATCTCGACGGCCGGGTGCTCGGCCGCCACGAGGGCGTGCTGCGCTTCACCGTCGGCCAGCGCAAGGGCCTGGGCCTGAGCACGCCGGAGCCGCTCTATGTCCTGCGGCTCGACGCCGACGAGGCCCGCGTCATCGTCGGCCCGCGCGAGGCGCTCAACGTCCGCGAGGTCCGGCTGCGCGATCTCAACTGGCTCGGCGAAATGCCGCTCGACTCCCTGCCGCCGGAAGGCCTCGACGTCGCCGTGCGTGTCCGCTCGACGCGCCCCCCGCGCGAGGCGCGGCTGCTGCGTGACGAGACCGGGCTGAAGGTCGAGCTCGCCACCGACGAGGAGGGCGTCTCGCCCGGCCAGGCCTGCGTCATCTATGCCGATGCCGGCCCGGGCGCCCGCGTGCTCGGCGGCGGCACCATCATCCGCCCCGAATTGCGGATGCCGCAGGCGAGGCCTACCGCCGACCTCGCCCTCTCCTGA
- a CDS encoding flagellar hook-length control protein FliK: MSIQPLSIASAPADAGPRRRAAEREPSERESFVLPQDEPVREAPAASRERREASAEADAPVRDGREPSRATEERKAQSDEAKSAKAEESGQADTSGEATADKAAKAGQTEPQKPTTAPAVAPKPASAAKPDLDVAALVTIAQAAQGETPAQAPATLPGAAVAAGAIPAPQAGKTEATAETDEAASPAEESKGEGALLVALPDLVTTAPVPTVPVQPLAVPAPATTPGPAASAPPQDGDVLAGKGGTAAAAQAAAAIAARMPATPGANPQPVSGQASGPEVAGAPAPQPGTDAFAAAVTLAAEAAQAHAPKAEALPAGLPANAEGVAKPDAAVASTAVATAEFKPLERLDQALSAIDLSSLTAQGSARPDPLRLLSTPDPILAQTPAQPGHASNDSPPTPLHVLPIEIGLKALSGARQFDIRLDPGELGRVDVTLSISDTGEVSAKMVVDRVETLHLLQRDARTLERAFEQAGLKPSDSGVDISLRDPSDQSGFRQQRQQDDTPQRSRGPSAGAETGDDIAVTPLSAPQRRFVRLGGVDMSV, translated from the coding sequence ATGTCGATTCAGCCATTGTCGATTGCCTCTGCGCCTGCCGATGCCGGTCCGCGCCGCCGTGCGGCCGAGCGCGAGCCGAGCGAACGGGAAAGCTTCGTCCTGCCGCAGGACGAGCCGGTCCGCGAGGCGCCGGCCGCCTCCCGCGAGCGCCGCGAGGCGAGCGCAGAGGCCGATGCGCCGGTGCGGGACGGGCGGGAGCCCTCCAGGGCCACTGAGGAGCGCAAGGCGCAAAGCGACGAGGCGAAGTCCGCCAAGGCGGAGGAATCCGGCCAGGCGGACACCTCCGGCGAAGCCACTGCCGACAAGGCGGCCAAGGCCGGGCAGACCGAGCCGCAGAAACCCACCACCGCGCCGGCCGTGGCGCCGAAGCCCGCATCGGCCGCGAAGCCCGATCTCGACGTCGCGGCGCTCGTCACCATCGCCCAGGCGGCCCAGGGCGAGACGCCTGCCCAAGCCCCCGCGACCTTGCCCGGCGCGGCCGTGGCTGCCGGCGCCATCCCCGCGCCTCAGGCCGGCAAGACCGAAGCGACCGCCGAGACGGATGAAGCGGCGAGCCCGGCCGAGGAGTCCAAGGGTGAGGGCGCCCTTCTCGTCGCGCTGCCCGACCTCGTGACCACCGCACCGGTCCCGACCGTCCCGGTGCAGCCCCTCGCCGTTCCCGCTCCGGCCACGACGCCGGGGCCCGCCGCGTCCGCGCCGCCTCAGGATGGGGACGTGCTCGCCGGCAAGGGCGGGACGGCCGCGGCCGCACAGGCCGCCGCCGCGATCGCCGCCCGCATGCCCGCAACTCCGGGTGCCAATCCGCAGCCCGTGTCTGGACAGGCCTCCGGTCCGGAGGTTGCGGGCGCTCCCGCCCCGCAGCCCGGCACCGATGCCTTTGCCGCAGCCGTGACGCTGGCGGCCGAGGCGGCGCAGGCGCATGCCCCGAAGGCGGAAGCCCTCCCGGCCGGTCTGCCGGCCAATGCCGAGGGCGTGGCCAAGCCGGATGCCGCGGTGGCCTCAACCGCCGTGGCGACGGCCGAGTTCAAGCCGCTCGAGCGGCTCGACCAGGCGCTGAGCGCCATCGACCTGTCCTCGCTCACCGCCCAGGGTTCGGCCCGGCCCGATCCGCTGCGCCTGCTCTCGACGCCGGATCCGATCCTGGCCCAGACGCCCGCTCAGCCCGGCCACGCGAGCAACGATAGCCCGCCGACGCCGCTGCATGTGCTGCCGATCGAGATCGGCCTCAAGGCCCTGTCGGGTGCGCGGCAGTTCGACATCCGGCTCGACCCCGGCGAACTCGGCCGCGTCGACGTCACGCTGTCGATCTCCGACACGGGCGAGGTCAGCGCCAAGATGGTCGTGGACCGCGTCGAGACGCTGCATCTGCTGCAGCGCGATGCGCGGACGCTGGAGCGTGCCTTCGAACAGGCGGGGCTCAAGCCCTCCGACAGCGGCGTCGACATCAGCCTGCGCGACCCCTCCGACCAGTCCGGCTTCCGCCAGCAGCGGCAGCAGGACGACACGCCACAGCGCTCGCGCGGACCCTCCGCCGGCGCCGAGACCGGCGAC